The nucleotide sequence CCGTGACAGATGCGGCAGCAGCTTCCATCGCCGCAGCCGCGGCAGGTGGAGCCACTGTCCTCATCAGCTACTTCAGCGGCATCGTGGACGAGAGGGACCATGTGCGCCTGGGTGGCTACCCCGGCGCTTTCCGGGATCTCCTGGGAATCCGCAGCGAGGAATTCCACCCGCTGTTCCCCGGCACCACCATCACCCTGAGCGACGGCACTGACGCTTCGGTCTGGAGCGAACACGTCCACGCGGAACCGGCGACACACGTGGAGGCGACGTTCACCGGCTACCCGCTGGAGGGCGTTCCGGCACTGACCCGGCGCAGCGTCGGGACGGGATCGGCGTGGTACCTCGCCACCCTCCCGGACGCCGCCGGGATTGAAGCGCTGACCGCACGACTGGTTGAAGAAGCCGGGGTGAGGCCGGTGACCGAGGCCTCCGTCGGCGTCGAGCTGTCACGCCGGCGGTGCGACGATGGCCGGACCTTCCTGTTTGCCATCAACCACAGCACCGAGGACGCCACCGTCAAGGCCGACGGCGAGGACCTCCTCAGCGGGGCCCGCTTCAGTGGAGTGGTTCCCGCCGGCGCCGTCGCAGTCATCGCCGAAAGCTGACCGGCACGCAAAAAACCGTGCCCCGGACGGATCACGAATGATCAGCCCGGGGCACGGTTCCTGCTGCGACGCTGCTAACTGATGGCGGACTTCATTTCGTCCACTGCCTTCTTGCCTGCTTCTTCCGCCGAAAGCCTGTCGAACATGACTTCCGAGGTGTAGCGCTTGATGATTTCCTGGATGGCACCTGCACCCTTCGGCGGAGCCGCCGGCGCATCACCGAGCTCGTCCTTGATGGCGCTGATGAAGTCAACCACCTTGACGTCTGCCTTGGCCAGCTTGGGCGCGATAGCCTCCCGGACCTCGGAGTTCGGGTAGACGCCGCGGTCAGCGAGGAGGATCTCGCCGGCCTTGACGTTGTTGGTCAGGAAGTCGATGAACTTGGCGGCTTCTTCAGGGTGCTTGGTCCTTGAGGACGCGGACCAGAACTGTGAGGCCTTGTACCAAAGCCCGGCATCGTCAGCCTTGCCCGTCTTGGACGGGAACCGGAGGATCTGGAGTTCGCCGCCCGCTGCCTTCTCAAGGGCGGGGAGCTGGTTGGACCACCAGAACGCCATACCGTTCTTGCCGGTTGCCAGCCCGCTCTGGTCGAGCGGCGCAGCTTCCGCTTCAACGATTTCCGACGCCGACGGGACTGCCTTCTTCTCGCTCATCTCCTTGAGGAATTCCCAGTAGCCCTTGATGTCATTGGGCTCGAAGCCAAGCTTGCCGTCCTGGGTGTAGAGCGACTTGCCGTTCTGTCGCAGCCAGACCCCGAGCGAAGCCTCGTCCGTGCCGTAGGCTGCGGCACCGTAAGTCCCCTTGGGAGACTTGGCGGTCACTTCGGCGGCAATGCGCTCGAAGTCTTCCCACGTCCAGGTCTTGTCGTCCGGGAGTTGGACGCCGGCAGCCTGGAAGACTGCCGGGTTCGCGAGGATTGTCGCTGCATTGATGCCGGCCGCGATGCCTGTGAGGCCCTTCTCGCCCTTGCCTGCGTTCAGCGCAGCTTCATCGAGTTTGGAGGTATCGATGTCGTACTTGGAGAGGTCGAGCAAAGCGCCTCGGGTGGAGTATTCGGTGATGTACTTTTCGTCCATCTGAATGATGTCCGGAGCGTCGTTGGCAGCGACCTGCGTCGCGAGCTTGTCCCAGTATCCGGACCAGTCGCCAAACTCAGCCTTGACGGTGATGTTGGGGTTCTCGGCTTCGAACGCCTTGATGGCTTCCTGCGTCAGCTGGGCCCTCTTGTCCCCACCCCACCAGGAGAAGCGGAGCTCCACTTTGCCGTCGGCGCTCTTGGGTTCCGAACCTCCGCCGCAGGCGGTAAGTGCAAGGACCGCTGCGGCCGTAGCGGCGATCAGGGCAGAGGCTCGGAGCTTGCGCTTGGTGCGTTTGGCCTTGGCCACCAAGGGTCCTCCTGTTGACGTTGCTGCTGCGGGGGCGACTGCTTCACCCTCTGAATGTACGGGCACTGATGTCTCCGATCTTCGTTGATCCTGATGCGATGGAAAGACTGAGAAAGCGTTTTCTTGCTTGGTATTTATGATACAAGTCACATTCTTGTATGACAAGATACCATTTTGTTCTTGTTCGGGACGTCCGACGGCGGCCACTCACCCGGAGGGGGCCGCCCCCCTCCGGATGGAGACCGGCACGTCTACTTGATACCGGTGGTGGCGATGCCCTTGATGAGGAACCTCTGGCCGAAGAGGAACACCAGGAAGACCGGCAGCAGGGACACGATGGACATCGCGAACAGCGATCCCCAGCTGGTGGCCGACTGCGAATCGACAAAGGCACGAAGGGCGACGGGAACTGTGAACATGTCCGGGTCCGTCAGGTAGATCAGGGCCCCGAAGAAGTCGTTCCAGGTCCAGATGAAGGTGAAGATGGTGGTGGTGGCCAGGGCCGGGACCATCAGCGGAAGGATGACCCGGAGGAAGATCCTGGGGTGCCCTGCGCCGTCAATGCGCGCTGCTTCATCGAGGTCCTTCGGAATGCCGCGGATGAACTGGACCATCAGGAACACGAAGAACGCATCCGTGGCGAGCAGCTTGGGCACAATCAGCGGCCAGAAAGTATTTACCCAGCCGATCTGCGAGAACAGGATGTACTGCGGAACGATCACCACGTGGAACGGCAGCATGATGGTCAGCAGCATGATGCCGAAGAACAGCTTCTTGCCGGTGAACTGCAGCCGGGCGAACGCATAGGCAGCCATGGAACAGGAAACCAGGTTGCCAACAATCGAGCCCAGGACCACGATCGCCGAGTTGATCATGTAATGACCGAACGGGTGGGTCAGCGCCGACCAACCATCCGTATAGTTGCCCATTTCAAGGTTGTTCAGCCACAGTCCGGGCTCACGGAAGATGAGGTCATTCGGCCGCAGGGAAGAGATCACCATCCACAGCAGGGGGTAGATCATCACGCCGCCCACAATGATGAGGATCGCGTGCTTGATCAGGCCTTTGACGCGGGCACTGCGGCTGAAAGCCAGGCTTCCGCGGGATTCACGCCGGCGTGGGTTCTTCCCGGACTTTTCGGCGGAACCGCCATTAGCGGCGGGGAGGGTCTGGAGTTTAGTCATCGTAGAACACCCAATACTTTGAAGCGATGAAGTTGATGGCAGTGAAGACACCGATGATGACCAGCAGGAACCAGGCCATCGCTGAGGCGTAGCCCATATCAAACTGGCCGAAGCCCTTTTGGTAGAGGTACAGGGTGAAGAACATGGTGGAGTCTGAGGGGCCGCCGTTGCCGCCGGAGACGATGAACGCCTGGGTGAACGACTGGAACGAACCGATGATCTGCAGCACCAGGTTGAAGAAGATGATGGGGCTCAGCATGGGCAGGGTGATCCGCCAGAACTGCTGGAGCGTGGTGGCCCCATCCACCTTGGCTGCCTCGTAGTACATCACCGGAATCTGCCGCAGCCCGGCCAGGAAGATGATCATGGGGCTGCCGAAGGTCCACACGTGGAGCAGGATGATCGAGCCGAGAGCGGTATTGGGATCCGAGATCCAGCCCGGCCCTTCTATTCCGATCATCGCCAGGACCTGGTTCACCAGACCGGTGGTGCCGAAGATCTGCTTCCAGAGGATGGCAACAGCCACGGAGCCGCCCAGCAGGGAGGGCAAGTAGAAGATGGAACGGTAGAACGGCAAACCGCGAAGGCCCTTGTCCAGGACGAGGGCGATCACCAAGGCAACCGCCAGCTGCAGAGGTACGCCGACCAGCACGTAGGTGAACGTGACCCGTAGCGAGTTGTGCAACCGGGCATCGCCGAACATTCGGACGAAGTTGTCCAGGCCCACCCATTCCGGGGGCTGGAGGAGGTTGTAGTCCGTGAAGGACAGGTAGAGCGACATGAGCATGGGCCCCACCGTGATGACCGCCAGGCCAAGCAGCCACGGAAGGAGAAAGACGTAGGCGGCCTTGTTGTCGCGCCCGTTTGCCTTCTTCTCTTCCTTGGTCATGGGGCCCTTGCGGCGCGTCATGGTTGAGAGT is from Paenarthrobacter nicotinovorans and encodes:
- a CDS encoding ABC transporter substrate-binding protein encodes the protein MPVHSEGEAVAPAAATSTGGPLVAKAKRTKRKLRASALIAATAAAVLALTACGGGSEPKSADGKVELRFSWWGGDKRAQLTQEAIKAFEAENPNITVKAEFGDWSGYWDKLATQVAANDAPDIIQMDEKYITEYSTRGALLDLSKYDIDTSKLDEAALNAGKGEKGLTGIAAGINAATILANPAVFQAAGVQLPDDKTWTWEDFERIAAEVTAKSPKGTYGAAAYGTDEASLGVWLRQNGKSLYTQDGKLGFEPNDIKGYWEFLKEMSEKKAVPSASEIVEAEAAPLDQSGLATGKNGMAFWWSNQLPALEKAAGGELQILRFPSKTGKADDAGLWYKASQFWSASSRTKHPEEAAKFIDFLTNNVKAGEILLADRGVYPNSEVREAIAPKLAKADVKVVDFISAIKDELGDAPAAPPKGAGAIQEIIKRYTSEVMFDRLSAEEAGKKAVDEMKSAIS
- a CDS encoding carbohydrate ABC transporter permease, which codes for MTKLQTLPAANGGSAEKSGKNPRRRESRGSLAFSRSARVKGLIKHAILIIVGGVMIYPLLWMVISSLRPNDLIFREPGLWLNNLEMGNYTDGWSALTHPFGHYMINSAIVVLGSIVGNLVSCSMAAYAFARLQFTGKKLFFGIMLLTIMLPFHVVIVPQYILFSQIGWVNTFWPLIVPKLLATDAFFVFLMVQFIRGIPKDLDEAARIDGAGHPRIFLRVILPLMVPALATTTIFTFIWTWNDFFGALIYLTDPDMFTVPVALRAFVDSQSATSWGSLFAMSIVSLLPVFLVFLFGQRFLIKGIATTGIK
- a CDS encoding carbohydrate ABC transporter permease; translation: MSAIGELSTMTRRKGPMTKEEKKANGRDNKAAYVFLLPWLLGLAVITVGPMLMSLYLSFTDYNLLQPPEWVGLDNFVRMFGDARLHNSLRVTFTYVLVGVPLQLAVALVIALVLDKGLRGLPFYRSIFYLPSLLGGSVAVAILWKQIFGTTGLVNQVLAMIGIEGPGWISDPNTALGSIILLHVWTFGSPMIIFLAGLRQIPVMYYEAAKVDGATTLQQFWRITLPMLSPIIFFNLVLQIIGSFQSFTQAFIVSGGNGGPSDSTMFFTLYLYQKGFGQFDMGYASAMAWFLLVIIGVFTAINFIASKYWVFYDD